From a single Deinococcus humi genomic region:
- the truA gene encoding tRNA pseudouridine(38-40) synthase TruA, producing the protein MIASRPEYAPPPGHIRLRLTVAWDGAAYAGWQFQPNAPSVQASLHAAFVHLTSDAFRPVAAGRTDAGVHAEAMPVHVDVGSNFGLPLPRLARALNAHLSPSLAVLGVEKAAPGFHARFSCTERRYVYRLLCAPQRHPLWEGRTLHVPGRLDAAAMNAAAACLIGTHDFAAFATQEDRQTVRELRALSVVPGNLVWEIHVAGESFLRHMVRGLVGTLLLVGSGKLEAEAVTEILASRQRAQAGANVPAQGLYFSGASYGEEGRC; encoded by the coding sequence ATGATCGCCTCTCGCCCCGAGTATGCCCCCCCGCCCGGCCATATCCGGCTGCGGCTGACTGTGGCGTGGGACGGTGCAGCCTACGCCGGCTGGCAGTTCCAGCCCAACGCGCCCAGTGTGCAGGCATCCCTGCATGCGGCCTTCGTACACCTGACGTCGGATGCCTTTCGGCCGGTCGCCGCCGGACGCACCGACGCCGGGGTCCATGCCGAGGCCATGCCGGTGCATGTGGACGTTGGGTCCAATTTTGGTTTGCCCCTGCCACGGCTGGCGCGGGCGTTGAATGCCCACCTATCCCCCTCGCTGGCCGTGCTCGGGGTGGAAAAGGCCGCACCAGGCTTCCACGCTCGCTTTTCCTGCACCGAGCGGCGCTACGTGTACCGCCTGCTGTGTGCCCCGCAGCGCCACCCGCTGTGGGAAGGTCGCACGCTGCATGTACCAGGCAGACTGGACGCTGCCGCGATGAATGCGGCCGCCGCCTGCCTGATCGGCACCCACGACTTCGCCGCCTTCGCCACCCAGGAGGACCGCCAGACCGTGCGGGAGTTGCGTGCCCTGAGCGTTGTGCCCGGTAACCTTGTCTGGGAAATTCATGTTGCGGGCGAGAGCTTCCTGCGCCACATGGTGCGCGGTCTGGTGGGCACGCTGCTGCTCGTCGGTTCCGGTAAGCTGGAGGCGGAAGCGGTGACGGAGATCCTGGCCTCCCGGCAGCGGGCACAGGCTGGCGCGAACGTTCCCGCCCAGGGCCTGTATTTCAGTGGGGCCAGTTACGGCGAGGAGGGGAGGTGTTGA
- a CDS encoding peptidoglycan DD-metalloendopeptidase family protein, with product MKNVLCAVLCGLTLTGWAGAATSYRIKPGDTLSQIAARAGLSVAQVQAANPILRGKTGVQAGWVLTLPARPGAATQYRVRSGDNLSVIAKRYSVSLAGLLQANPKYAGGKPLQVGAVVRIPARPMSASSARSSSRTPTATVRRASTSGRAGNWLWPLSGYQYISSGFGERTLEGTDEMHYGVDIVAPLGTIVRAARSGRVLESRPDFQRGWGWTVVIEHPDGWITRYAHLSANLIKKGELVKQGQPIGRVGSTGRSTGPHLHFGTYLRWDPRDPLSLY from the coding sequence GTGAAGAACGTCCTGTGCGCCGTCCTCTGCGGCCTGACACTGACCGGCTGGGCGGGAGCCGCCACCTCATACCGGATCAAACCCGGCGACACGCTGAGCCAGATCGCGGCCCGGGCTGGCCTGAGCGTCGCACAGGTGCAGGCCGCCAACCCGATTTTGCGAGGCAAAACGGGTGTGCAGGCCGGTTGGGTGCTGACCCTTCCGGCCCGCCCTGGCGCGGCCACCCAGTACCGGGTACGCTCAGGCGACAACCTGAGCGTGATCGCCAAGCGTTACAGCGTCTCGCTGGCGGGGCTACTGCAGGCCAATCCCAAGTATGCAGGGGGCAAACCCCTTCAGGTGGGCGCGGTGGTCAGGATTCCAGCCCGACCGATGTCGGCCAGTTCGGCGCGGTCCTCATCCCGCACCCCCACCGCCACCGTGCGCCGGGCCAGCACTTCGGGCCGCGCGGGCAACTGGCTGTGGCCGCTGAGCGGATATCAGTACATCAGCAGCGGGTTTGGCGAGCGCACGCTGGAAGGAACGGACGAGATGCACTACGGGGTGGATATCGTGGCTCCGCTGGGCACAATTGTCCGAGCGGCCCGCAGTGGACGCGTGCTGGAATCGAGGCCCGACTTCCAGCGCGGCTGGGGTTGGACCGTGGTCATCGAACACCCGGACGGCTGGATTACCCGCTACGCGCATCTGAGCGCCAACCTGATCAAGAAGGGCGAACTGGTCAAACAGGGACAGCCAATTGGCCGCGTGGGCAGCACGGGCCGCAGCACCGGGCCGCACCTGCATTTTGGCACCTACCTGCGCTGGGATCCGCGCGATCCGCTGAGCCTGTACTGA